A window of the Acidovorax sp. YS12 genome harbors these coding sequences:
- a CDS encoding LysM peptidoglycan-binding domain-containing protein has translation MHQPSKHKAAGAHARALCLLAALAATGAATAQQPPVTAAQRATAQQTAQSGIPVAELAANAPQTYVVKRGDTLWGIAGMYLQRPWRWPELWGMNLQAVANPHRIYPGQTLYLDRQGGYARLSTTQPGSTEPETVRLSPRTRTESLADLALPTLKPHLIEPFLVEPIVVDDDTFARAPRIVATTDERVLMASGDRAYVRGESGKPLLREPGEPRRFQVYRDAVALKDPLTGAILGYEGQYLGKAELIKGEGLEESSDGRGHTVAEYVPATVMLSSTKEDVRAGDRLLPAPERTFASYVPHAPQTEVDARVVSIYGSTQVRYAAQNQVVTINKGTADGIEPGHVLQIVTQGDRILDQTDPDRATIKLPSERNGLAMVFRTFDRVSYVLLLQLGSGVRVGDRLINPN, from the coding sequence ATGCATCAACCAAGCAAGCACAAGGCGGCTGGCGCACACGCACGTGCGCTGTGCCTGTTGGCAGCATTGGCCGCCACCGGGGCGGCCACGGCGCAGCAGCCTCCCGTGACCGCCGCCCAGCGCGCCACGGCCCAGCAGACGGCGCAAAGCGGCATTCCCGTGGCCGAGCTGGCCGCCAACGCGCCGCAAACCTACGTGGTCAAGCGCGGAGACACCTTGTGGGGCATTGCCGGCATGTACCTGCAGCGCCCCTGGCGCTGGCCCGAGCTGTGGGGCATGAACCTGCAGGCCGTGGCGAATCCGCACCGCATCTACCCAGGGCAAACGCTGTACCTGGACAGGCAGGGCGGCTACGCGCGGCTGTCCACCACGCAGCCGGGCTCGACCGAGCCCGAGACGGTGCGGCTGTCGCCACGCACGCGCACCGAGAGCCTGGCGGATCTGGCCTTGCCCACGCTCAAGCCGCATCTGATCGAGCCTTTCCTGGTCGAGCCCATCGTGGTGGACGACGACACCTTCGCCCGCGCGCCGCGCATCGTGGCCACCACGGACGAGCGCGTGCTCATGGCCAGCGGCGACCGGGCCTATGTGCGGGGCGAGTCCGGCAAGCCGCTGCTGCGCGAGCCTGGGGAGCCGCGCCGCTTCCAGGTCTACCGCGATGCGGTGGCGCTCAAGGACCCGCTGACCGGCGCCATCCTGGGCTACGAGGGGCAGTACCTGGGCAAGGCCGAGCTGATCAAGGGCGAGGGGCTGGAAGAATCCTCCGATGGCCGGGGACATACCGTCGCGGAATACGTGCCGGCCACCGTGATGCTGTCCAGCACCAAGGAGGACGTGCGCGCCGGTGACCGGCTGCTGCCCGCGCCGGAGCGCACCTTCGCCAGCTATGTGCCGCATGCGCCGCAAACGGAGGTGGATGCGCGCGTGGTGTCGATCTACGGCAGCACCCAGGTGCGCTATGCCGCCCAGAACCAGGTGGTGACCATCAACAAGGGAACGGCCGATGGCATCGAGCCGGGCCACGTGTTGCAGATCGTGACCCAGGGGGATCGCATCCTCGATCAGACCGACCCCGACCGTGCCACGATCAAGCTGCCCAGCGAGCGCAATGGCCTGGCGATGGTGTTCCGCACCTTCGACCGTGTCTCGTACGTGCTGCTGCTGCAGCTCGGGAGCGGCGTGCGCGTCGGCGACCGGCTCATCAACCCGAACTGA
- a CDS encoding peptide deformylase, translating to MAILPILCYPDPRLHKVAQPVQAVDARIQSLVSDMLATMYDAQGIGLAATQVDVHERVVVIDTSEERNQPLVLINPEIVWASAEKVVGDEGCLSVPGIYDGVERSSAVHVRALDEKGAARVIEAEGLLAVCMQHEMDHLLGKVFVDYLSPLKRNRIKTKMLKQQREATRA from the coding sequence ATGGCAATTCTCCCGATTCTTTGTTATCCCGATCCGCGCCTGCACAAAGTCGCCCAGCCCGTGCAGGCGGTGGATGCGCGCATCCAGTCGCTGGTCAGCGACATGCTGGCCACCATGTACGACGCGCAGGGCATCGGCCTGGCCGCTACCCAGGTGGACGTGCACGAGCGCGTGGTGGTCATCGACACCTCGGAGGAGCGCAACCAGCCACTGGTGCTGATCAACCCCGAGATCGTCTGGGCCAGCGCCGAGAAGGTGGTGGGCGACGAAGGCTGCCTGTCCGTCCCCGGCATCTACGATGGCGTGGAGCGCTCCAGCGCCGTGCACGTGCGCGCCCTCGATGAAAAAGGCGCCGCGCGCGTGATCGAGGCCGAGGGCCTGCTGGCCGTGTGCATGCAGCACGAGATGGACCACCTGCTGGGCAAGGTGTTCGTCGATTACCTCTCGCCGCTCAAGCGCAACCGCATCAAGACCAAGATGCTCAAGCAGCAGCGCGAGGCCACGCGCGCATGA
- a CDS encoding DUF1631 domain-containing protein, whose amino-acid sequence MPLPPNAPSHPLATLARQRFVQGLCGGIPQLDKSLQEFLNALIAQTGTTREMQDRRDTWQRYRDQRQAWARAVVGAWQKALNTPAAPVAQAPAGGLELALALVDDDVVENKIVASRLALTVMDAVGSVFDPVRQRTQQLEGQELSSQDILRPESCCQLLVEQWVEAKLPRADLQTMIDPLQRALAELLQSQYQALNTLYDERGVVVQTDLRARVRRAASPPGAGPSTGGSMAGGLETGQGGMGGATGMTAQALAHAGAAPHLRHLAHAPPGYAPQGPGMPMAGMGAAPLVRARQRAQSVMTQLRRLLVQPATGYDMAQAPPATQALTQALAAQRVQASTFYSSLGAMAPDAGPVAVVQLVGQVREQSTELKKKAATASEKAIIEVVALMFQSILTEDRIPSAVRVWFARLQVPVLRVALAEPEFFSNLDHPARRLIDRMGACVMGFDASSINGNALEAEVRRIVQVIEQYPETGRRVFQLVYDEFEKFLAKFLTEGQATAKLVSVAQQVEQRETLAIQYTIELRTLLKDMPVRDEIREFLFKTWAEVLALSAVRDGAQHADTLAYKHTAADLVWAASAKPHRSDRAQVIQSLPGLLQRLRQGLALLGVEGDAQDAQVKALTDTLAEAFLAKTAAIPQAHIDAMAKRLANLEDFIGDATLGDMPLSSDNIEMMLGIDASAIQVIADTGAPVQEDMVAWAQELPLGTWYQLDHNGASAQVQYAWRSERRQLHLFAAIDGSCYLIQLRRLGAYLQAGLLVPQDEEGLTVRATRDALAKIDANPERLLN is encoded by the coding sequence ATGCCGCTCCCCCCGAACGCCCCCTCGCACCCGCTGGCCACGTTGGCGCGCCAGCGTTTTGTCCAGGGGCTGTGCGGCGGGATTCCCCAGCTCGACAAAAGCCTGCAGGAATTCCTCAACGCGCTCATCGCCCAGACCGGCACGACGCGCGAGATGCAGGACCGGCGCGATACCTGGCAGCGCTACCGCGACCAGCGCCAGGCCTGGGCCCGCGCTGTGGTCGGTGCCTGGCAGAAGGCGCTGAATACGCCCGCCGCCCCCGTGGCGCAAGCGCCGGCTGGCGGCCTGGAACTGGCCCTGGCCTTGGTGGACGACGACGTGGTGGAGAACAAGATCGTTGCCTCTCGCCTGGCCCTCACCGTGATGGATGCCGTGGGCAGCGTTTTCGATCCGGTGCGCCAGCGCACCCAGCAGCTCGAAGGCCAGGAGCTCTCCAGCCAGGACATCCTGCGCCCGGAGTCCTGCTGCCAGCTGCTGGTCGAGCAATGGGTGGAAGCCAAGCTGCCGCGCGCCGACCTGCAGACCATGATCGACCCGCTGCAGCGGGCCTTGGCCGAGCTGCTGCAATCCCAGTACCAGGCGCTCAACACGCTGTACGACGAGCGGGGCGTGGTGGTGCAGACCGACCTGCGCGCCCGGGTGCGCCGGGCGGCCTCGCCCCCCGGCGCCGGCCCATCCACGGGCGGCAGCATGGCGGGCGGCCTGGAAACGGGCCAGGGCGGCATGGGCGGCGCCACCGGCATGACGGCCCAGGCGCTCGCGCACGCGGGTGCCGCACCGCACCTGCGCCACCTGGCGCACGCGCCCCCGGGCTACGCCCCGCAGGGCCCGGGTATGCCCATGGCGGGCATGGGCGCAGCGCCGCTGGTACGCGCACGCCAGCGCGCCCAGAGCGTGATGACCCAACTGCGCCGCCTGCTGGTCCAGCCCGCCACTGGCTACGACATGGCGCAGGCCCCGCCCGCCACGCAGGCGCTGACCCAGGCGCTGGCCGCCCAGCGCGTGCAGGCCAGCACCTTCTACAGCAGCCTGGGCGCGATGGCCCCGGATGCCGGCCCGGTGGCCGTGGTCCAGCTCGTGGGCCAGGTGCGCGAGCAATCGACCGAGCTCAAGAAGAAGGCTGCCACGGCGAGCGAGAAAGCCATCATCGAGGTGGTGGCGCTGATGTTCCAGAGCATCCTGACGGAAGACCGGATTCCTTCCGCCGTGCGCGTCTGGTTCGCGCGCCTGCAGGTGCCGGTGCTGCGCGTGGCGCTGGCCGAGCCCGAGTTCTTCAGCAACCTCGACCACCCGGCCCGGCGCCTCATCGACCGCATGGGCGCCTGCGTGATGGGGTTCGATGCCTCTTCCATCAACGGCAATGCGCTCGAAGCCGAGGTGCGGCGCATCGTGCAGGTGATCGAGCAGTACCCGGAAACCGGGCGGCGCGTGTTCCAGCTCGTCTATGACGAATTCGAGAAATTCCTGGCCAAGTTCCTGACCGAGGGACAGGCCACGGCGAAACTGGTCAGCGTGGCGCAGCAGGTGGAGCAGCGCGAGACGCTGGCGATCCAGTACACCATCGAGCTGCGCACCCTGCTGAAGGACATGCCGGTGCGCGACGAGATCCGCGAGTTCCTCTTCAAGACCTGGGCCGAGGTGCTGGCCCTGTCCGCCGTACGCGACGGCGCGCAGCACGCCGACACGCTGGCCTACAAGCACACCGCCGCCGACCTGGTGTGGGCGGCCAGCGCCAAGCCCCACCGCAGCGACCGCGCCCAGGTGATCCAGAGCCTGCCGGGCCTGCTGCAGCGCCTGCGCCAGGGGCTGGCGCTGCTCGGCGTCGAAGGCGACGCGCAGGACGCCCAGGTCAAGGCGCTGACCGACACGCTGGCCGAGGCCTTCCTGGCCAAGACCGCGGCCATTCCGCAAGCGCACATCGACGCCATGGCCAAGCGCCTGGCCAACCTGGAGGACTTCATTGGCGACGCCACGCTGGGCGACATGCCGCTGTCGAGCGACAACATCGAGATGATGCTGGGCATCGACGCGTCGGCCATCCAGGTGATCGCCGATACCGGCGCCCCGGTCCAGGAGGACATGGTGGCCTGGGCCCAGGAGCTGCCCCTGGGCACCTGGTACCAGCTGGACCACAACGGGGCTTCCGCCCAGGTGCAATACGCCTGGCGCAGCGAGCGCAGGCAGCTGCACCTGTTCGCCGCCATCGATGGTTCCTGCTACCTGATCCAGCTGCGCCGCCTGGGCGCCTATCTGCAGGCCGGCCTGCTGGTGCCGCAGGACGAGGAAGGCCTGACGGTGCGCGCCACGCGCGACGCGCTGGCCAAGATCGACGCCAACCCCGAGCGGCTGCTCAACTGA
- the dprA gene encoding DNA-protecting protein DprA: MERSELAAWLRLTLTPGVGNHTVRRLLALCGLPGQVFQLPALWHGHVTAAQARALSMEPEGLAALAEATWQWLHGAADGVGRRVLTLADAAYPAPLLATEDPPPLLYVMGPEHVLGGPSFFPAPCLAVVGSRNPTAQGALHARQFAKALRAAGLCIVSGMALGVDAAAHEGALEDAPEGCLATIAVVGTGLDRVYPSRHRALAHRIARQGLLVSEYPLGTPPLAQNFPKRNRIIAGLSQGTLVVEAALQSGSLITARLAAEQGREVFAIPGSIQSPQARGCHALIRQGAKLVETTQDVLEELRLPVPAVQTQPAERTQEDGDALLSAMGWDPTGLDALIARTGMDAAALQVALLEHELAGRVARLPGGSFQRMALS; encoded by the coding sequence ATGGAGCGCAGCGAACTGGCCGCCTGGCTGCGCCTGACGCTCACCCCGGGAGTGGGCAACCACACGGTGCGCCGCTTGCTCGCGCTGTGCGGGCTGCCCGGGCAGGTGTTCCAGCTGCCCGCGCTGTGGCACGGCCATGTGACTGCGGCCCAGGCGCGGGCGCTGTCCATGGAGCCCGAAGGGCTGGCGGCCCTGGCCGAGGCCACCTGGCAATGGCTGCACGGCGCAGCCGATGGCGTGGGGCGCAGGGTGCTCACCCTGGCGGATGCAGCGTACCCCGCGCCGCTGCTGGCCACCGAAGACCCGCCGCCGCTGCTGTACGTGATGGGGCCGGAGCACGTGCTGGGCGGACCATCGTTTTTCCCCGCCCCGTGCCTGGCGGTGGTCGGCAGCCGCAACCCCACGGCCCAGGGGGCCCTGCATGCGCGCCAGTTTGCCAAGGCCTTGCGCGCGGCGGGGCTGTGCATCGTGTCCGGCATGGCCCTGGGGGTGGATGCCGCGGCGCACGAAGGCGCACTGGAAGACGCCCCCGAAGGCTGCCTGGCGACCATCGCGGTCGTGGGCACCGGGCTGGACCGGGTCTATCCCAGCCGCCACCGCGCCTTGGCGCACCGCATCGCGCGCCAGGGCCTGCTGGTCAGCGAGTACCCCCTGGGCACGCCGCCGCTGGCGCAGAACTTTCCCAAGCGCAACCGCATCATCGCCGGGCTGTCGCAGGGCACGCTGGTCGTCGAGGCGGCGCTGCAGTCGGGCTCCCTCATCACCGCCCGCCTGGCGGCCGAGCAGGGGCGCGAGGTGTTCGCCATTCCCGGGTCGATCCAGTCGCCGCAGGCGCGCGGCTGCCACGCGCTGATACGCCAGGGAGCCAAGCTGGTCGAGACGACCCAGGATGTGCTGGAGGAGCTGCGGCTGCCGGTGCCGGCCGTTCAGACACAGCCCGCCGAGAGGACGCAGGAGGACGGCGACGCGCTGCTGTCCGCCATGGGCTGGGATCCGACCGGCCTGGACGCGCTGATCGCCCGTACCGGCATGGACGCTGCCGCCTTGCAGGTGGCATTGCTGGAGCACGAACTCGCGGGCCGGGTGGCGCGCCTGCCCGGGGGCAGCTTTCAGCGCATGGCGCTCAGTTGA